A portion of the Acidisarcina polymorpha genome contains these proteins:
- a CDS encoding zinc-dependent alcohol dehydrogenase, giving the protein MRAVCWMGKQSIEVHTVPDPAILNPSDAIIRITRTAICGSDLHLYDGYIPTMESGDILGHEFMGVVEEVGSGVKKLKRGDRVVVPFTIACGNCFFCKSHLYSACDNSNPNAHIAEAAYGYSGSALYGYSHMMGGYAGGQAQFARVPFADVGPIKIENDLPDEKILFLSDIYPTGYMAAENANIQPGDTVAVWGAGPVGLFAAASAYMLGAGKVISIDRFPERLKLAEACGAFALDYSEPDLNVIEALKDLTGGNGPDSCIDAVGMEAHGETTGVYDKVKQALMMETDRPTALREVIQAVRKGGTVSIPGVYGGVLDKVNFGAAFGKGIIMKMGQTHMQRYLRPLLDRVEQGQIDPSFLITHRVGIEEVPAAYKTFRDKAEQCVKVVIDPWRLAA; this is encoded by the coding sequence ATGAGAGCAGTTTGTTGGATGGGTAAGCAAAGCATCGAGGTACACACTGTGCCTGACCCTGCAATTCTGAACCCGAGTGACGCTATCATTCGAATCACCCGCACTGCCATCTGCGGATCAGACCTGCATTTATACGACGGCTACATTCCGACCATGGAGTCGGGCGATATCCTGGGACACGAGTTCATGGGTGTTGTCGAAGAAGTCGGCTCTGGCGTGAAGAAACTGAAGCGCGGAGATCGTGTCGTGGTCCCTTTCACGATCGCTTGCGGCAACTGTTTTTTCTGCAAAAGCCACCTGTATTCCGCATGTGATAACTCCAATCCCAACGCCCACATTGCCGAAGCGGCTTATGGGTATAGCGGATCGGCGCTCTACGGCTATTCCCACATGATGGGCGGTTATGCCGGCGGACAGGCGCAGTTCGCTCGCGTGCCTTTCGCGGATGTAGGTCCGATCAAAATTGAAAATGATCTGCCCGATGAGAAAATCTTGTTTCTCTCTGACATTTATCCAACCGGGTATATGGCGGCTGAGAACGCCAACATCCAACCTGGGGATACAGTCGCCGTCTGGGGTGCAGGTCCAGTGGGACTGTTCGCTGCAGCCAGCGCTTACATGCTGGGCGCCGGAAAGGTCATCTCCATCGATCGCTTTCCAGAACGGCTGAAGCTCGCAGAAGCGTGTGGGGCGTTCGCTCTGGACTATTCGGAGCCAGACCTTAACGTAATCGAGGCGCTCAAGGATCTCACCGGCGGCAACGGACCGGACTCTTGCATCGATGCGGTCGGTATGGAAGCGCACGGGGAAACAACCGGAGTTTATGACAAGGTCAAGCAGGCTTTGATGATGGAGACCGATCGTCCCACTGCTCTTCGTGAGGTCATTCAGGCGGTGAGAAAGGGCGGTACGGTCTCGATCCCCGGCGTATATGGGGGCGTTCTCGACAAGGTCAACTTTGGCGCCGCGTTCGGAAAAGGCATCATCATGAAGATGGGGCAGACCCACATGCAGCGCTATCTGCGTCCGCTGCTGGATCGCGTCGAACAAGGCCAGATCGATCCCAGCTTCCTGATTACTCATAGGGTGGGGATCGAGGAAGTTCCCGCAGCCTACAAGACCTTCCGTGATAAAGCAGAGCAGTGCGTGAAGGTGGTCATCGATCCGTGGAGACTCGCTGCGTAG
- a CDS encoding SRPBCC family protein, protein MSEVIDFKETPLRPTPTTGPLSWVTPPGTQLTGKYHGANDDDSGVVRAHSTVTIDRDADSLYTLWRNPETAPYWQERVQSVTATGPLTSHWVLKMPMNVTVEWDSAILEDIPGSKLVWRSIGGDIEQTGEVTFTAHPAGRGTIVRLVQEFKISGVTNAAAGVFGRSPRQMVIENLRHFKQLAETGEIATIQGQPHGPRGLTGSTKEALYGETNPTPPGTRSIA, encoded by the coding sequence ATGAGTGAAGTGATCGATTTCAAAGAGACGCCGCTGCGGCCAACGCCGACCACCGGGCCGCTATCGTGGGTTACCCCGCCCGGCACCCAACTCACCGGTAAATATCATGGTGCCAATGACGACGATTCCGGAGTGGTGCGGGCCCATTCGACTGTCACCATCGACCGTGACGCCGACTCCCTATATACGTTGTGGCGCAATCCGGAGACCGCGCCCTACTGGCAGGAGCGGGTCCAATCCGTCACTGCAACCGGTCCGTTAACCTCACATTGGGTCCTTAAGATGCCAATGAACGTGACCGTGGAATGGGATTCCGCAATCCTTGAAGACATCCCTGGAAGCAAGCTCGTCTGGCGCTCGATCGGCGGCGACATCGAACAGACCGGAGAAGTGACCTTTACGGCGCATCCCGCCGGACGTGGGACGATCGTACGCCTGGTGCAGGAATTTAAAATCTCGGGTGTGACGAATGCGGCAGCAGGGGTCTTCGGCCGCAGCCCTCGGCAGATGGTGATTGAGAACCTGCGGCACTTCAAGCAGCTCGCTGAGACCGGAGAGATTGCTACGATCCAGGGTCAGCCACATGGGCCGCGCGGCCTGACCGGATCAACCAAAGAAGCGCTTTATGGAGAAACCAATCCAACTCCCCCGGGTACACGCTCCATTGCCTAA
- a CDS encoding chemotaxis protein CheB: MSEADDEPGVRDQEADEVSGALIEADDHLPENEDMCPTVGIGASAGGLDAFTQMLEHLPSDTGMAYILVQHLDPSHESMLVELLASHTPMPVSQAAQGTRVEPNHVYIIPPNSRMAVRKGTLELTPRAEDRTQNMPIDFFLSSLAADQRSRAIGVILSGAASDGTLGLEAIKAVGGITFAQDESARFSSMPRSAVTAAVVDFVLPPDAIARELAGITDHSYFGLGKKVPSLDDGPALEEILAMLQTRSGVNFTHYKKPTIGRRLSRRMALNHIESPQAYVGLLGKNPAELDALFDDLLITVTEFFRDPETFSILAEKAFPAMLEKRKPDEPIRVWVSGCSTGKEVYSLAICLIEYLEKTNQSYPIQIFGTDVSEKSIQIARWGKYPESIAASISPSRLKKFFVKVEDGYQITRAVRELCVFSRQDITKDPPLAKMDLISCRNLLIYLGQVLQRRVLSIFIYALQPTGCLLLGNSESLGPLADYFLVIDAKHKIYRRNLALTRPQFEVPARGAAPQTSSEPGTFPRADDATILDRRADRMLLDEYAPSGFLIDELFHFVKFRGDVGPYLSPPPGDPELDVFRLVREDIAVSLRSAIEEARLSDTSARRDNIQIRRNDGFQEVNLIVRPLSDPLGPRHFLVLFEEQSHRHRSAVPFDAGRVPVEPEEQHQNLLRELSATRAYMQRLVEELRSANEEAQSSNEELQSTNEELQTAKEELQSSNEELTTTNEEMQSRNRELAQLNNDLVNLLSSMQMPIVMLDSDLRIRRFTPNAEQVLNLIPTDVGRPISDLKPRINVPDIGELLEHVIESLQPVEREVQHEDGRWYSMRIQPYKTADNRIEGAVLQLLDIHQLKLAMEEVKQARDYANAIIETVREPLLVLDEKLCVQTANHAFFEVFDTTAEETLKKSIYTLDHGQWGLPRVAQMFQSLLLDGNTLLQDVELEHEFMRIGWRTFQLNARYLYRSRETGFILLAIEDISDRKRAAEAKYRRLFEAAKDGIVIINADNGEITDVNPYLLELLSVERGALIGKTIWNAEALQDLHIGWEALERLQTEKLVRYPEVHLMTRGDRDLVVEVVSNVYEEGQRRAAQFNIRDITERKQFDQQFQQTARLESLGILAGGIAHDFNNLLAGILGNAGLALGEAPPGTPYQRALKDVVYASQRAADLTRQMLAYAGKGRINVGPLDFSALVRDISKLVQSSISKSVELKLELPEHLPPVEADAGQMQQVVMNLVINGAEAIGEGKRGLVKVSTQLVELNAEDLRLNFASAELSPGKYVVLEVVDNGSGMDEATRARIFDPFFTTKFTGRGLGLAAVQGIIRGHRGGIRVSSSPGKGTLFQIVLPAIAEAMPAPALKPKFDDLHGTGLVLVIDDEQIVLETTRVILERHGYRVLTAGDGETGVAMVREHAAELGLVILDLTMPIMGGEEALGHIKTIAPEVPVILSSGYDSSQAVGRFGEKALAGFLHKPSTVTNLLETVKLSLRS, encoded by the coding sequence ATGTCAGAAGCAGACGACGAACCGGGTGTCAGGGATCAGGAAGCCGATGAAGTCAGCGGCGCTCTGATTGAGGCGGATGACCATCTGCCGGAGAATGAGGATATGTGTCCTACTGTCGGGATTGGCGCCTCCGCGGGAGGACTGGATGCCTTTACGCAGATGTTGGAACATCTTCCTTCTGATACCGGGATGGCTTATATCCTGGTCCAGCATCTCGACCCGAGTCACGAAAGTATGCTGGTCGAACTCTTGGCGAGCCACACTCCCATGCCAGTGAGTCAGGCGGCCCAAGGCACGCGGGTCGAGCCCAATCACGTCTACATCATTCCCCCAAACAGCCGGATGGCCGTACGTAAGGGAACCTTGGAGTTGACCCCGCGGGCAGAAGACCGGACACAGAATATGCCTATTGACTTCTTCCTCTCGTCGCTGGCGGCGGATCAAAGAAGCCGCGCCATCGGGGTCATTCTTTCCGGCGCTGCTTCCGACGGGACCCTGGGGTTAGAGGCAATCAAAGCAGTGGGCGGAATCACGTTTGCCCAGGACGAGTCCGCAAGATTTTCGAGCATGCCCCGCAGCGCTGTGACCGCTGCAGTGGTCGACTTTGTGCTGCCCCCGGATGCCATCGCCCGGGAGCTAGCCGGCATCACCGATCACTCCTATTTCGGCTTGGGAAAGAAGGTGCCCTCGCTTGATGATGGGCCCGCGCTGGAAGAGATTCTTGCGATGCTGCAGACGCGTAGCGGAGTGAACTTCACCCACTATAAGAAACCGACAATCGGCCGCAGGTTGTCCCGGAGAATGGCGCTGAACCATATCGAGAGCCCGCAGGCGTATGTTGGATTGCTGGGAAAAAATCCCGCTGAGCTCGATGCTCTTTTCGACGATTTGCTGATCACCGTGACGGAGTTCTTTCGCGATCCTGAGACCTTCTCGATTTTGGCCGAAAAGGCGTTTCCGGCAATGCTCGAGAAGCGCAAACCAGATGAACCGATTCGAGTTTGGGTTTCCGGATGTTCGACGGGGAAAGAAGTCTACTCTCTGGCCATTTGCCTGATTGAATACCTGGAGAAAACCAATCAGTCCTACCCGATTCAAATCTTCGGAACGGATGTGAGCGAGAAGTCGATTCAGATCGCTCGATGGGGCAAGTATCCGGAGAGTATCGCGGCCTCGATCTCTCCCTCCCGGCTGAAAAAGTTCTTTGTCAAGGTTGAAGATGGGTACCAGATAACCCGGGCTGTGCGAGAGCTATGTGTCTTTTCCCGCCAAGACATCACCAAGGATCCACCATTGGCGAAGATGGACCTCATCAGCTGCCGCAACCTTCTCATCTATCTGGGACAAGTGCTGCAGCGGCGGGTTCTCTCCATTTTCATTTACGCGCTGCAGCCGACAGGGTGCCTTCTGCTAGGAAATTCAGAAAGCTTAGGACCTTTGGCCGATTACTTTCTCGTCATCGACGCGAAGCACAAGATTTACAGGCGTAATCTGGCGCTCACTCGTCCGCAGTTCGAGGTGCCGGCGCGCGGTGCGGCTCCGCAGACTTCCAGCGAACCCGGGACTTTCCCCCGGGCAGACGATGCGACAATCCTCGACCGGCGCGCGGACAGAATGTTGCTGGATGAATATGCGCCTAGCGGATTTCTCATCGATGAACTCTTTCATTTCGTCAAATTTCGCGGGGACGTAGGGCCATATCTATCGCCGCCGCCTGGCGATCCGGAACTCGACGTCTTTCGGCTGGTGCGGGAGGATATTGCGGTTTCTCTCCGGTCGGCGATCGAAGAGGCCAGACTCTCAGATACAAGCGCCCGACGGGACAACATTCAGATTCGTAGGAACGACGGCTTTCAGGAGGTCAATCTGATCGTCAGGCCACTGTCTGACCCTCTCGGTCCAAGACACTTTCTCGTCTTGTTTGAAGAGCAGTCGCATCGGCATCGATCGGCCGTGCCGTTCGATGCGGGGCGGGTTCCCGTGGAGCCTGAGGAGCAGCATCAGAACCTGCTGCGCGAACTGTCCGCTACCCGGGCCTATATGCAGCGGCTTGTCGAGGAGTTGAGGAGCGCCAACGAAGAGGCGCAGTCCAGTAACGAGGAGCTGCAAAGCACGAATGAAGAATTGCAAACGGCGAAGGAGGAACTGCAGTCCTCGAATGAAGAATTGACAACCACGAACGAGGAGATGCAGAGCCGTAACCGCGAGCTGGCCCAGCTGAATAACGATCTAGTCAATCTACTGAGCAGCATGCAGATGCCAATTGTGATGCTGGATAGTGATCTTCGAATCCGGCGGTTTACTCCAAATGCTGAGCAAGTCCTGAACCTCATTCCGACAGATGTCGGACGTCCGATCTCGGACCTGAAGCCTCGTATTAACGTCCCCGATATAGGCGAGCTGCTGGAACATGTGATTGAGTCGCTCCAGCCTGTGGAGCGCGAAGTCCAGCATGAGGACGGTCGCTGGTACTCGATGCGCATTCAGCCCTACAAGACCGCAGACAATCGGATCGAAGGGGCGGTCCTGCAATTGCTGGACATTCATCAGCTGAAGCTGGCAATGGAAGAAGTGAAGCAAGCCCGCGATTATGCGAACGCTATCATCGAGACGGTACGTGAGCCGCTGCTCGTCCTCGATGAGAAGCTTTGTGTTCAGACCGCCAACCACGCTTTCTTCGAAGTTTTTGACACCACCGCAGAGGAGACCTTAAAGAAGTCGATCTATACCTTGGACCATGGCCAGTGGGGGCTTCCGAGAGTGGCGCAGATGTTCCAGAGTCTTTTACTCGACGGGAATACGTTGCTTCAGGATGTCGAACTGGAACACGAATTCATGCGAATCGGCTGGCGAACATTTCAGTTGAACGCCCGGTATTTGTATCGTAGCCGGGAGACCGGGTTCATCCTGCTAGCCATTGAGGACATCAGCGACCGCAAACGTGCGGCGGAAGCCAAGTACCGGCGTCTGTTTGAGGCTGCCAAGGACGGCATCGTCATCATCAATGCGGACAATGGCGAAATCACCGATGTGAATCCGTATTTACTCGAACTGCTCAGTGTGGAGCGTGGCGCTCTTATTGGGAAGACAATCTGGAATGCAGAAGCGCTTCAAGATCTCCACATCGGCTGGGAGGCCCTCGAGCGGCTGCAAACGGAGAAGCTCGTCCGCTACCCGGAGGTACATCTAATGACGCGCGGAGACCGGGACCTGGTCGTTGAAGTGGTGTCGAATGTGTATGAGGAAGGGCAGCGACGAGCTGCTCAGTTCAACATACGCGACATCACCGAGCGTAAACAGTTTGATCAGCAGTTCCAGCAGACAGCTCGGCTGGAAAGCCTGGGCATTCTGGCGGGTGGAATCGCTCACGACTTTAATAACCTGCTCGCGGGGATATTGGGCAACGCCGGCCTGGCGCTCGGCGAAGCGCCTCCAGGAACACCGTACCAGCGCGCCCTGAAAGACGTCGTCTACGCCAGCCAGCGCGCCGCCGATCTTACGCGACAGATGCTGGCCTACGCTGGCAAGGGACGCATCAATGTTGGTCCGCTGGATTTCTCCGCACTGGTGCGAGATATCAGCAAGCTGGTGCAGAGTTCGATATCCAAATCAGTAGAACTTAAGCTGGAACTTCCCGAGCACCTTCCACCAGTCGAAGCGGATGCCGGGCAAATGCAACAAGTGGTCATGAACCTGGTGATCAATGGAGCGGAGGCGATTGGCGAAGGCAAACGCGGCCTGGTGAAAGTAAGTACCCAGCTGGTGGAACTCAATGCCGAGGACCTGCGTCTCAACTTCGCGTCGGCGGAGCTGAGTCCCGGCAAGTATGTTGTGCTGGAGGTTGTCGACAATGGCTCCGGCATGGACGAGGCCACCCGGGCCCGCATCTTCGATCCATTCTTTACAACCAAATTTACAGGCCGCGGGTTGGGTTTGGCCGCCGTTCAGGGGATCATTCGCGGACATCGCGGAGGCATTCGGGTCTCGAGTTCACCGGGTAAGGGTACGCTCTTTCAGATCGTGTTGCCCGCGATAGCCGAGGCAATGCCAGCTCCAGCTCTGAAGCCCAAGTTTGATGACCTTCACGGAACCGGATTAGTTTTAGTCATCGATGACGAACAGATTGTTCTCGAGACCACTCGGGTAATTTTGGAGCGTCACGGATACCGTGTGCTCACTGCCGGTGACGGAGAGACGGGCGTAGCAATGGTTAGGGAGCATGCTGCTGAGCTTGGGCTTGTCATACTGGACCTCACCATGCCCATCATGGGAGGCGAAGAGGCGCTTGGGCACATCAAGACCATTGCTCCGGAGGTACCGGTAATTCTCTCGAGCGGCTACGATTCATCGCAAGCAGTAGGGCGGTTCGGCGAAAAGGCACTCGCCGGATTCCTGCATAAGCCGTCGACGGTGACTAATCTGCTGGAAACAGTCAAACTGTCCCTTCGGAGTTAG
- a CDS encoding DUF5054 domain-containing protein: protein MHRRDFVKSLTVIGTQALLKPGISVAQDKPRIAPAPDASVKRVLVMFKCHFDAGFIDTQANVVRKYFDNYFPEAIEIAGAENSSGRRRYTWTTGSWLLYEYLEQASDEDRKKMELAIARNDIAWHALPFTWQTEMLDPSMMEGSLAISRALDARFGRTTTGAKMTDVPGHTRAIVPALAKHGINFLDIGVNDASTPAQVPAIFLWKDPSGASLPVMYHLGYGGTSRIPGSDLAVAIEVRGDNSGPHPPKEIAEVYERLAYSYPKAEITAASLSEIANAVQPHGASLPMFTGEIGDTWIHGVASDPLKVSRYREVARLRGSWIAKKQMRIGDDTDLALLRHLLLEVEHTWGTDTKTWLDFENYTPNDLRKMLETKDYKVVQFSWEEKRKDLLEGIATLPESLRDQAKQAIDSLTPKLPLPTASAIPHLVEGPIETTHFTLAIEAQTGAITQLRNKQDGREWASKANPLGLFTYQTLSKQDYDRFIADYIVSKADWAFKDFGKPNIEKFDAKTQDWHPHVTELLLEELPRGHRVLATLEIDDTEALRSGRAAFPRQLYLELLLPSDEPIIHLNLYWFQKPATRLPEAMWLTFNPIVETTEGWRLDKSGESISPFEVVTSGNRHMHAVSNGFHYRHGQNSFVVETLDAPLIALGARTPLGFSNSQPQLSSGIHSNLYNNAWGTNYIMWYGEDMRFRYVLRP from the coding sequence ATGCATCGTCGAGATTTCGTAAAATCCCTCACCGTCATCGGAACCCAAGCGCTGCTAAAGCCCGGCATCTCCGTTGCCCAAGATAAACCTCGCATCGCCCCTGCCCCCGACGCTTCGGTGAAGCGCGTCCTCGTGATGTTCAAGTGTCACTTCGACGCCGGCTTCATCGACACCCAGGCGAACGTCGTTCGCAAGTACTTCGACAACTACTTTCCAGAGGCAATCGAGATCGCGGGCGCCGAGAACTCCTCCGGTCGTCGCCGCTATACCTGGACAACCGGCTCCTGGCTCCTCTATGAATATCTCGAGCAAGCATCAGACGAAGACCGAAAGAAGATGGAGCTTGCCATCGCCAGAAATGACATTGCGTGGCATGCGCTGCCCTTTACCTGGCAGACGGAGATGCTCGATCCGTCGATGATGGAGGGGAGCCTTGCCATCTCACGTGCCCTGGACGCCCGCTTCGGCCGCACGACGACCGGGGCCAAGATGACCGACGTGCCTGGCCACACCCGTGCGATCGTTCCGGCATTGGCCAAGCACGGCATCAACTTTCTCGATATCGGAGTCAATGACGCCAGCACTCCAGCCCAGGTCCCGGCTATTTTTCTCTGGAAGGACCCATCGGGCGCTTCGCTGCCGGTCATGTACCACCTCGGCTATGGAGGGACAAGCCGCATCCCCGGCTCCGATCTTGCCGTCGCTATTGAGGTTCGGGGAGACAACAGCGGTCCTCACCCGCCGAAGGAGATCGCCGAAGTATATGAACGACTCGCTTACAGCTATCCCAAAGCCGAAATCACCGCCGCCAGCCTCTCGGAGATTGCCAACGCCGTTCAGCCGCATGGCGCGTCTCTGCCTATGTTTACCGGAGAGATTGGCGACACCTGGATCCACGGAGTAGCAAGCGACCCCCTCAAGGTCTCCCGCTATCGCGAGGTCGCCCGGCTGCGTGGGTCCTGGATCGCGAAAAAGCAAATGCGGATCGGCGATGACACCGATCTGGCCCTGCTCCGCCATCTGCTGCTCGAGGTGGAACACACCTGGGGTACCGATACCAAGACCTGGTTGGACTTCGAGAACTACACGCCGAACGATCTCCGCAAAATGCTCGAAACCAAGGACTACAAAGTTGTCCAGTTTAGTTGGGAAGAGAAACGCAAGGATCTGCTGGAGGGCATAGCGACCCTGCCGGAATCGCTTCGCGATCAGGCGAAGCAAGCGATCGATAGTTTGACTCCAAAACTGCCGCTCCCGACTGCGAGCGCCATTCCCCACTTGGTCGAAGGACCGATTGAAACTACCCACTTCACCCTGGCAATCGAGGCGCAGACCGGGGCGATCACCCAGCTTCGCAACAAGCAGGACGGGCGGGAGTGGGCGAGCAAAGCAAATCCGCTCGGCCTCTTCACCTATCAGACGCTATCCAAGCAGGACTACGACCGATTTATTGCCGATTACATCGTGAGTAAGGCGGACTGGGCTTTCAAGGACTTCGGCAAACCCAACATCGAGAAGTTTGACGCTAAGACTCAGGATTGGCATCCCCATGTGACCGAACTGCTGCTGGAAGAACTACCGCGTGGCCACCGCGTCCTGGCGACTCTCGAGATCGACGACACGGAAGCGCTTCGATCCGGCCGCGCCGCCTTTCCCCGACAGCTCTACCTGGAACTCCTTCTACCCAGTGATGAACCGATCATTCATCTCAATCTCTACTGGTTCCAAAAACCTGCCACGCGGCTCCCCGAAGCTATGTGGCTCACCTTTAACCCGATCGTTGAAACAACAGAGGGATGGAGACTAGATAAGTCCGGGGAGTCCATCTCACCTTTCGAAGTGGTTACCTCCGGAAATCGCCATATGCACGCCGTCAGCAATGGTTTCCACTATCGACATGGCCAGAATTCCTTTGTGGTCGAAACGCTGGATGCACCCTTGATCGCTCTGGGCGCGAGAACTCCGTTAGGCTTCTCCAACAGCCAACCGCAACTCAGCAGCGGCATTCACTCGAACCTGTACAACAACGCTTGGGGCACGAATTACATCATGTGGTACGGGGAAGATATGCGTTTTCGATATGTTCTGCGGCCGTAA
- the pyrF gene encoding orotidine-5'-phosphate decarboxylase: MHDQEPSAPLRTVATSHTLPKSREARKKLIVALDFPTAPAALALLDRLEGSCEWFKVGLELYLNAGNGIVETILSRGHSVFLDLKLHDIPNTVGGAIRSVAPLGITMLTVHAFGGPAMLTAASDAAASSPNPLTLLAVTVLTSMDNFQLESIGITETPANQVLRLATVAQACGIPGFVCSPQEAAQLRARFPQNTIVSPGIRPSGAAKGDQARIATPANALAAGADYLVVGRPITQAADPAAAARAILDEMSVGLAEAD, encoded by the coding sequence ATGCACGATCAAGAGCCTTCCGCGCCTCTGCGAACTGTCGCGACCTCGCATACCCTTCCGAAATCACGGGAGGCGCGGAAGAAGCTCATTGTGGCTCTCGATTTCCCCACTGCCCCTGCAGCGCTAGCTCTGCTCGATCGGCTCGAAGGGTCCTGCGAGTGGTTCAAGGTTGGGCTGGAACTTTACCTGAACGCCGGCAATGGCATCGTCGAGACCATCTTGAGCCGTGGCCACTCCGTCTTTCTCGACCTGAAGCTCCACGACATTCCGAATACCGTCGGCGGGGCAATCCGCTCAGTCGCTCCACTGGGAATCACGATGCTGACCGTTCATGCCTTCGGTGGACCCGCGATGCTCACCGCGGCCAGCGATGCAGCAGCCTCGTCGCCGAACCCACTCACCCTGTTGGCTGTCACCGTCCTCACAAGTATGGATAATTTCCAGCTGGAATCGATCGGCATCACGGAAACTCCAGCAAATCAAGTGTTACGGTTGGCGACTGTCGCGCAAGCTTGCGGCATACCCGGCTTTGTCTGCAGTCCGCAGGAAGCGGCTCAACTTCGCGCTCGTTTTCCTCAGAACACGATCGTGAGTCCCGGCATTCGCCCCAGCGGCGCTGCAAAAGGAGACCAGGCTCGAATTGCCACTCCTGCCAATGCACTCGCCGCCGGTGCCGACTATCTCGTGGTCGGACGTCCGATCACGCAGGCAGCGGATCCCGCGGCGGCGGCGCGAGCGATTTTGGATGAGATGTCCGTCGGTCTGGCCGAAGCGGACTAA
- a CDS encoding septal ring lytic transglycosylase RlpA family protein: MTAIAIHKSSAFRISTLAGIVAGLTLGISATIAAQPAPSAKSQAPAPTTASSPSPLPQKPLHHWYQLGHASWYGRYFQGHTTASGESYNMYDLTCAHRSLPLGSLIRVTNMSNHRTVVVRVNDRGPVPEDRIVDLSYAAANVLGVQGIAKVRLDLLPAVAQLHWPLPDGQ, encoded by the coding sequence ATGACCGCTATCGCAATTCACAAATCCTCAGCTTTTCGCATCTCGACTTTGGCTGGTATCGTTGCGGGCTTGACACTCGGAATTTCAGCGACGATAGCCGCTCAACCGGCCCCATCCGCTAAGAGTCAAGCTCCGGCTCCCACCACTGCTTCCTCGCCGTCGCCCCTCCCTCAAAAGCCACTCCATCACTGGTACCAACTGGGTCATGCATCCTGGTATGGCAGATATTTTCAGGGACATACGACCGCGAGCGGTGAGAGCTATAACATGTATGATCTGACTTGCGCGCATCGAAGTCTTCCGCTTGGCTCGCTGATCCGGGTCACCAATATGAGCAATCACAGGACAGTTGTGGTTCGAGTGAACGACCGTGGACCCGTCCCCGAAGATCGGATCGTCGACCTCTCGTACGCCGCTGCGAATGTACTTGGTGTTCAAGGGATAGCCAAGGTGCGCCTCGACCTTCTTCCCGCCGTCGCTCAGCTGCATTGGCCTCTGCCGGATGGACAGTAA
- the thiD gene encoding bifunctional hydroxymethylpyrimidine kinase/phosphomethylpyrimidine kinase, with protein sequence MKNLADGQPRPVALSIAGFDPSSGAGMTADLKVFAAFDLYGMSCITALTVQSTQGVRSIEPVSPATVSATLNMLSEDVTFSGIKLGMLADRNICEAVAKFLEASPETLVVLDPVFRSSSGRELLEPAGVSFLRERLLRQVDWVTPNLEELSVLSGISVSKAEDVPPAAARLQDLASNSRRERLNVLVTGGHLDRPNDFLLTGDGEAEWISGDRVQTNSTHGTGCALSSALLCRLILGDAPFTAASRAKDYVTAALQSAYPVGKGKGPMNHLFNCNFRDSAPRS encoded by the coding sequence ATGAAAAATTTAGCGGATGGCCAACCTCGCCCGGTGGCGTTGTCGATCGCGGGCTTCGATCCCTCTTCTGGAGCAGGGATGACCGCTGATCTCAAGGTTTTCGCCGCCTTCGATCTTTACGGCATGTCGTGCATCACCGCTCTGACCGTGCAATCCACGCAAGGGGTGCGGAGCATTGAGCCAGTGTCGCCCGCTACCGTATCGGCCACGCTGAACATGCTCAGCGAAGATGTAACTTTCTCCGGAATCAAGTTGGGTATGCTGGCTGATCGAAATATTTGCGAGGCAGTTGCCAAGTTCCTTGAAGCGAGCCCAGAGACTCTGGTGGTGCTCGATCCGGTATTCCGTTCGAGCTCCGGACGCGAGCTGCTGGAGCCGGCAGGAGTAAGCTTTCTTCGCGAGAGGCTGCTGAGGCAAGTCGATTGGGTGACTCCCAATTTGGAGGAACTCTCCGTTCTGTCCGGAATTTCTGTTTCGAAGGCCGAAGATGTTCCGCCAGCCGCAGCGCGATTGCAGGATCTCGCCTCCAACTCCCGTCGTGAGCGGCTGAATGTTCTGGTGACTGGCGGCCACCTGGATCGACCGAACGATTTTCTGTTGACCGGCGATGGGGAAGCTGAATGGATTAGCGGGGATCGGGTTCAGACGAATTCCACCCATGGAACCGGATGTGCGCTGTCAAGCGCATTACTCTGCCGGCTCATCCTTGGTGACGCCCCCTTTACTGCTGCGAGCCGTGCGAAGGACTATGTGACGGCGGCACTCCAATCCGCATATCCCGTTGGTAAGGGGAAGGGGCCGATGAATCATCTCTTCAACTGCAATTTTCGAGACAGCGCGCCCCGATCCTGA